In the genome of Palaemon carinicauda isolate YSFRI2023 chromosome 15, ASM3689809v2, whole genome shotgun sequence, one region contains:
- the LOC137654093 gene encoding uncharacterized protein yields the protein MWEIKFLAHLRLQKLTLDESEDRTSAEFSAKNADILAEIIQVLDDKSLQLIMRDVVNDGNKALEILRDHYRGTGKPRIISLYMELTSLKMRGKECVTDYFLRTEAASTSLKSAGETISDSPLIAMVLKGLPEEFIPFNTVVMQKDSLCYGVMKKA from the coding sequence ATGTGGGAGATAAAATTTCTAGCCCATCTGAGACTTCAAAAACTTACCCTAGACGAAAGTGAAGATCGAACTTCAGCGGAATTCAGTGCTAAAAATGCTGACATTTTGGCCGAGATCATTCAAGTTCTAGATGATAAGAGCCTCCAATTAATAATGAGAGATGTAGTTAACGATGGAAACAAGGCATTAGAGATTCTACGGGATCATTACCGAGGTACTGGGAAACCAAGAATCATCTCCCTCTACATGGAGTTGACTTCACtgaaaatgagagggaaagaatGTGTGACGGATTATTTTCTTCGAACAGAGGCAGCCTCTACTTCGTTAAAGTCAGCTGGTGAGACGATCAGCGACAGCCCTCTTATTGCTATGGTGTTGAAGGGTCTTCCAGAGGAATTTATTCCATTTAATACTGTTGTTATGCAGAAGGATAGTCTCTGCTACGGAGTTATGAAGAAAGCCTGA